The sequence below is a genomic window from Lytechinus variegatus isolate NC3 chromosome 3, Lvar_3.0, whole genome shotgun sequence.
AAAAGTTTGCAGAATGAACACCTAAAGCGAATgagaaagaaattaaatataGTGAAACTTTTTCTTATACAATGttaacaacatacatgtacatgacaaaaATTCTATTTGAAGAAACTTTCAATTACTGTAggttttttttagtatttagGATTGAGTGACTCCAtctcataatttattttaaagtCGAATGcaaattacattcatttgataTTCCCATATCATGTGTtgtaatattgatattaatatcTCTTCTTTTTGCTACGTGATTTATATGAATATGtaacattttattaatttcctTATGTATTGTTATGATTGTACATAGCGCCATTCTTTACAAGAATacattgttatcattgttattattattactatcattatttttaatatttttttctggaacCAAACTGttgtcatctacatgtattttctttttcaaatcctccagaaaatatacatcattgcaatgaattatgttttaaacaaaaagaaacgTCATTCGCAGCGATGGTGATGCAATAATTATACTACTAcctctaccactactactacttctactactactactacttctacctctacttctgctactactactactacctctactactgctactactactgctactattactactgctactactacacagcaaaaactggtgTTGACCGGTgttcatagaggaccacaccagttattttacaccgatgttaaattggtggtgttagatttacacatataggtgttattacaacaccttttgttgttacatttacactatttggtgttatgtttaatctctagggtgtaattttaacacttcagggtgtggtcctctattgacaccgattggtgttagttttaacaccgcagtttttacagtgttataCTACTagtgctactactactgttactactactactactactactgctactactactactactactgctactactgctaatactactaccgctactactactactactactactactactactactactactgttgctGCTACTGATATTCATATCATTCTTAATCACTATTATGAGCAAcaacaatcataaaaaataatcattctaGTCCTTACATTTTTCctagaaattttttttcttcgtatTTGATGGGTGAAAATATATGGATTTTAATGAATGTCATTAAGTATATTGACAGATGAAATGGAGAACTTCGCACCCTGTATAGTGGCCGTGTATATGTACAGCCGGGTTTTTTTctcagggaggggggggggcactataATTATACATGTTAGACAGGATATTTTAGCTTTTTATAAGATTTTGAGCGTTGGTGCGCTCTCCTTGTGAACTTCAAAACAactttgcatttcatttttttttcaatattttgtttagagGGATGCCCTTGCACCCGCTGCATATGATCATCATCAGAAACTAGACCTCGAGTCTCGCTTCATACATTTCATTATAGTATTTCATAGCCAGATCAGTACATTTAATGACGTCAGGCTTAACCTCGTCACGTGATGGCATCTTGCTAGAAGGCAAAAATTCGCTGCTCTTAATAGCGGTTTCGTAGAAGTGTACGATCTTGTCAACGAAACCATCGGCGTGGACCATCCAGCTTTTTGTCACTTTGGTAGACGAATCCCATTTCAGGAGAGATTCGTTATACGGCAGGCCTGCTGCATGGCAGATCTTCGGAAGCATTACAGATGGATTGGACAGCAATTCATCGCTGTCGAAGATTACTGTTTCTTGACCAAGCACCTCTTGGACATACTTCCACATATCGTAGAGGTCTTTGAACATCATCGAACCTGATCCATTTGCATATGGGTAGCCTTGGTCAAAGTCGAATGTTTCTTCGACTGCAGCTTCCCCGGTTAGTAGACCCAGAGCTGATAGTTGGTTGAAAATCGATTTTCGTGTTGAGTTGAACACACGGAGAGGATGACGTATCAAGAAGATATGCTTGAAGCCTTTTGGGATAAACTTCTTCTGCTCATGAGAAACAGCGAGAGCCATATCCTTGACCAAGACGTGTCTGCCAGTTGATTCCTCCAGCAGGTGGCCAATGGATGCATAACTGTTGATTAAATAAGATAAGATTCATAACAAAGAGGGACCATAATCAGCCTTTGCAAAATCTGTCTTACGCATCTTCTTATAGGAGAATCCGAACCATACAAAAAGTTTCATATATGGGAATAAttataagtgttttttttttactacatttcaatatttgtaaaattcttccttttttgtggggggtTAATCTAAGGGTCATCATTCTACATCTTATTGAAATaattagaatgataataatattaaaacatAAGTGGCGAGAAGGGTAAAACATGTATAATTTGTGGTGCTAGACAAAGTGTAATAAGACCGACCCGAATATTTCTGAGAAATCCACAAAAGAAACTCGAAGTTGTTTACCAAATTAAACTGTTTAATTTGCATGTAGTGAAATTTGGAAAAGTGTTTTGATTTGAAAGAACTATCTAAAagaatataactttttttccaCGTCTTTTTTTGCGCATTGCAACTGACCGATTTTTAGGATGTCATAGCGTCAACAATGTACAGCCTTTCTGTATGCATTGTTTAAAGCCTTGGTTGTCAGGTTATGTTCAGAAATACTCCCGTTCGAATTCATATCAGATATCAGAAAAACAACTAATCAGTGCGTGAGCGtgagttattttttatttcttattcaggGGTGTACTGACCTGAAAGGGGCACATTTCAAGCATCGTTTGAAATTATTGAACATTAAAGCACGATGCGTGAACCAATTTTGTACCAATCAATGGAAGAAATTGTTTAAAAGCTACATTGTTTGGTATACTAACTAAAAAACAGAACTTTAAAACACCTTTTATAAACGCTAAAATGAAACATTCCTCGTGAAATAAATCATGtaataaatcataaattttaagcactttctAAACAATAAATGCGGTATAATATCTCATTGAACACAATAGTCACGATAATGCAGGAGCAAAATGcgatatatatgtatgtgtgtgtgtatgtatatatatatatatatatatatatatatatatatatatatataatatatatatatatatatatatatatatatatatatatatatatttatatttatatataaatatatatatatatatatatatacagtgcgtcccagaaaaaacgaaaccgagattaagcgatgatttatcataacttaatcacaaatacaatagacgaATGatctaccaatgtaaagcttagaatctcctctttcatctgatattacttagattaatTTGTCAtccacgcatgagtgagcaaaaacaaagtgggaataccaaaaagtcatttggcgggttgtatctgaatttcaaaaagaaaataacatgcctaaaaagttcaatatctgttcttttatttgataccttaatcacaaaaaaattgtcaagaagtaaaaaagttaggttccctcgaaacaatgcttgtatttccataatttcattaactAAACGTGTTTTTACGGGTtccccacagaagctatcgcatggttaacaaaagacttaatgcattgCTGCATTTGTCAAtgaaacggagtgtcgagtgagtttgaacgctaacctgtaaaacctcttcattttatgaaattattgacatTCAAGCCCTaattcaaataaccagaactttgtcatttcttgaccattttctgtaactgaggtatgaaattaaagagcagatattgaactttttaaaaatgtcgttttctttttgaaagccAGATACAGCCCACCAAATGACTTTTGTTATccgctcttcaaattgtttttgctcactcatgcgtgaatgagaaacaatctaagtaatatcagatagAGGCGATTCTatgctttacaatggtaggtgaTTTGTCTATAGTGTTTGCGAtttagttatgataaatcatcgataaatctcggtttcgttttttgtgggacgcactgtacatctAGCCCAGACTTTTGCCTATGTCTAGGACAAATTTGAGATCATGCCCACTCTGTCGCTCCTCGTTTACTTTCAGGCATATTCTGGTAATCTACAAAAATGTggaatttttcaataaaaaatgtagtAACCCGCCCCCTCCTAATCTACACCAGTCCATCACCACCCGTATTTTGACTCCTTATGCATGCCACTTATACCATACTTACGATAGATATTCTGGTTTGGTGATAGTACCCAATCCAAATTCTCTAAATTTATCGGCCACACCCTTGAACATCTCCTCATTTCCTTCGTATTCGTTCGGTAGTTCAAATCCATACATTTGTTTAACGTGCACTTGGGTAGCTCTGCAGTTGCAAAAAGGTTCAAACCATACTTCTATGTCTTCAATAAAGCTGAGACACTTTGAAAGCGCCGTAGAAATAGTGCGGGGTACACACCAGATGATGGTTCGACTTCCATCGCGAGAACCTCGACCTTCACTAGAAGAAGACGCTGCCATGTTGCCTGATTTACAGAAGCCAAGTTGAAAATTGATATCTAAGCACGCTGTTACAATAAATGTAATCCTGAATGTTGAGGAAATGGTATGTGGAAGAGGAAGAGGTCACGCTTCACAACCTTTAGAATGACGCTGAACTTCATGCTTACCTGAGTATTTGTCTATGGCAAGGATTATAGGCTATAGTTTAATCATTAATCCCTGATGGAAGATTGAATTGTATAATCATAGCATAGGGAAACAAAGCGCTACTGCTGGTGAGTTTAAGCTTACCTTAAAAGCATGTAGAGAAGAATAAATACAATGTCAAAGCCAGGGGGTCACTGCCCCTACAAGGGAGACTCCATGCTCATACATAGACTTTAAAAATGAACCATGAAGAGGTAATCATCCTTCGATCTCAGGGTGcctcaaaaaaatattttggcatttttctCTGATACTGATTGTGCCTCAAATATCATTGGATTTCATTgtagaatttcattttatttcatgtaattgtCGAATAATTCTTGGATCAAACTACAGTTCATATGCATGCACTGGTAGAGCTAGGATCTATAACCCCGAAGAGAAAAACTTATTCAAGATTTTGCTCtttcgaagaaaaaaatatgtcagtCTTGGTTACCTCCTCatataaatgataattttcttcGAAATGCAGGACAAAATTATTCAGAAACGGTGCCCTCCCTAATCCTGTTCGTGTGCTTAATAAATATCACAAGTCTTAACTGAAATGATATGTAATTTGAAA
It includes:
- the LOC121410969 gene encoding uncharacterized protein LOC121410969, which produces MAASSSSEGRGSRDGSRTIIWCVPRTISTALSKCLSFIEDIEVWFEPFCNCRATQVHVKQMYGFELPNEYEGNEEMFKGVADKFREFGLGTITKPEYLSYASIGHLLEESTGRHVLVKDMALAVSHEQKKFIPKGFKHIFLIRHPLRVFNSTRKSIFNQLSALGLLTGEAAVEETFDFDQGYPYANGSGSMMFKDLYDMWKYVQEVLGQETVIFDSDELLSNPSVMLPKICHAAGLPYNESLLKWDSSTKVTKSWMVHADGFVDKIVHFYETAIKSSEFLPSSKMPSRDEVKPDVIKCTDLAMKYYNEMYEARLEV